CTTGACAAGTGCATCACATCTAATGAGAGTACTTTTAAGGTGACTGAAAGAAGTTTGTAAAAAgggtaataaattaatttttatgacaaaaattcatttttttttttttggttccttcCGCCTTATATTAAACCTTGTTATCACTCTTCAAAGTTGGCTCTCCTCAATTAATTTTATCTGTGCAGCCTTTTCCATAAATATTCATTATGTTTTTCTGGCTGATACTATTAGACTGAAAAAGGACCCATTTTAAAGAGGATGAAATtacgaaaataatataaaataaaattgatgggTATGTGATGTTATCATACGataaaaaggaaaacaaaagTTATATTGCTGAAAAGTGGCATATTAGCTGTAAATCATTATCAATGCAATAATtagaataattatatttattttattacttaaaagtAACAAATAGCTTGTACATTCAAATAGACTAACAAAACCAAtcatagttttaattttatataggctacgatttaggattttttcatgACATTAAAGTGGAAGATAGCTAGCTTAAGTGTGCTCAAACATATAGGTATTTATAAAGACAGGACTTTTCCTCTCTTTCAACATTTCTGTTTTCTGGCCAAGTAATGAATGTTTACGGAAAAGCTGaatggataaaaaaataataattcaggaGTGCCAACTTTGAAGTGTGAAAACAAGGTTTAATATGAGTctaattttattttgaaccttATTTTTGTAATCCTTGGTGAAATTTCAAGTAAGAATTTTGAGTTTAATagcttaatattaaataatgtcaCAACTAGATTTTTACTGAAAAATGCCTTTTTTAAGATGCAAATAACAGATAGGCTAAATGcactatttttaaaacatttcaataaaaaaaactaaagtgaatttagcaaaaataaaataagcattgTTATATTTGTCCATagattctgtaaaaaaaattttaaagacaaTCTGAGAGGGTGGGGTGCAAAATTTGGTTTTCTCTGGATGTTTTTATTTGGAATGACTTGCACTAATTTTTTAACAGGTagataaaattaacatttaatcaCAAATACAGGTCAAAACTAAATTTTCTGTCAATGACTGCTAAGGTCTGCTGAAGAAACATGAAGTGTGCAAATCGTCACCAAGTGATCCTAAACCATGCCGAATACTACCAAGCCTTGCCAAGCACTTTTGACTAACTCATATGTAAATACTGTTAAAGTGTTTTCGACCTTTGCTAAAAATTATAGGTTTAGCTTAAGTCCATACATTCTTCACTGGTGCCAGATCATTTGACATTCTAGATTATTGGAAGTCTACTTACTGTACTGAAAAATTATGTctgcatttaaataaaaaatatgtatctaAAACCAACTAATATTTACTATGGAACATTCAATATTGAATAACTATGAAATACACTAGTAGAAACATTTAGTTTCATTGCAAAATGTTTAACAAAatccaatataaaaaaattatctctaaCTTTTACAGGCATTCAATTTCTTTCACAATTTTTAATTCACACTatccataaaataaattgtattggtAATCAATACTTTACAAGAGaaagttttactaaaaaaaatacagcaataaTTAAACTGTTAGTTATGAAAACTTTTCACAACTGCAGTAACATTTGTAATACTGTGTGATTAAGTACTaattacatttttcaaaaaaatgaaacaaaaaactaaaaaaaaaataataaaaaaaatagagaaagaCTATGAAAAATATGGAGAAGGCTATAAAAGATGAAATCATGTACATACCAAGAGagctattaataaaaaaacatttactaatTGTCACTGAGTTAAAATATCTTATTTTGAGCAAAGGTATATTGTGCTTTTTGTTCTggaaataataatatgctgtaactAAATACATGCATtgcttatatattatttttattaagttttttatagttttaaatttttttaatatttgtgattACAGTTGTTACCAAAATAATAGAAGATAGAATGGAATAAAATTTTCAGCTCTCTATGGCTACCATGCTTAAGAATTTTCAAATGCAagtcttaaaattttttataaaaacatagaTGTGATAGGTTTATCTGGCTAAATGTGCTGTTTCTCCAACTTTTTCTGGATGACAACAGTTCATAGTGCATTTTCACCCATACCTTTACTCGCGTTCTGTATAGTCTTGAAAATTGGAAGCTCTTCACGATGCCgaactgagaattttttttttccatagcaaCACATGACAGTGTTTTTTTGACTTACATGTGTCACTTGCTGTCGTATGACCTCCTCCGGGTGGTAAGGGTACTCGCGGTCACTGCGGTTGTTTATTCTTATGTTTGCCTCTGGAACCCAGAACTCTAGCAGGGGCACTTTGACCACCTTGCcgcttgccttgcttgcttctACCTTCAAATACGCTATCTTGATTGACTCAGGCCCTTTCTTATCTGCAAAGAAATAATGCACTTCATTTTCAGTTGCAGTTAAATATGGTTGTGTTGTCCGAGGATAAACATGCAGACTCATAGCAAATTGACACACAAATGATCAGTAATATTAATGCAGTGTGCTTCCACTAATAGCATTTAATAACTTTACAACTTTAGTGTGGTTGTTACTGTGCATTTCAATTCCAGCATATAAGAAAAATAATAGACTTTCTGTGCACAAACATCCATTTTTGGACATATCCCAGGGCAGTATGACCTTTGGGACTGTATTGAGCATCTTTGGTTTTGAGAGTTAAGTTTCTTGTAAAGAGTAAAGATTCTTGTCCTGGCCTAACAGATAAACaggggtgtgtttttttttctaagttattatATGAAAAGTAGCAGTCTGATACAGAACATGTTTCAAGTGCACTAGCAATTAAATATGAAACACTTAAACTGCATTTAAACTCAGTCATACAAATTTTATCTCATTTACAGCCTTAACATGCACCAACTGCATCTGCCATGACAAACTTTGTTTACAATTGTATTGGAAAATAAAGCTGTAAAAAATGTTGGGCTCAAAAAATTTATGTTGCATGGTTTGCATGCTCCTTCTATGGTAAAATCTAGAGGTCTGCAAGTATTCCAAAAGTTTGGATTTTTATTACATAACAATAGCCTAAGTCTATCTAATATAACATTTGCTCCAAAAGCTTGAAAATTTTCTCTATTGTAAGCCATAGACTTACCAGAGTGTTGTGTTTTTGTGCATGTTTCATAAATACTTGTATTGTAAGTAATTATAATAcctaattttaaactatttgaaaCACCCAAATTTCATTAATATTGCTCCTCTTACTTTAGGGGCTTGTGTGGTCAGAggtttatttgtgttagtgaggcggtatgataagtgtgatgctcgctgatgcttctagtgCAGTATCACATTTAAGTGCAAGGCTGTGGAATGGCACACAGTCTTTTTGTTGGtcatagggcaactgtgagatttaaGTGGTAACCACAACATGATATTACAGAGAAATTAggataaaggtgtattgcaagacccttgaatgctttcaagaaactgAAAAGCAAGCATTTTAGCAATTTTCATtcctctaaaaataaatttaaaaacaaaatcaggAAATAgtactactcatccaccctcagcgtactATTAAATGGTTTTTGTAGACAGAAACCATTAGGATATCTTGAGCAGCTTTAaagtcaaggttttttttttctgaagctatgCATACACTAtttgtgcccaggtaggcagggCCCTTAAAGGGTTGcactaaaattatgttttaaactcTGCTACGCTGAAATATTAATGacatattattttcttaaattttttgacATGTTCTGAGTATTGAGCCACTGTGGTTGAGTGGTTCAAAtccctcgcctcccaccaaggtgaTCAGGGTTACTTTCACGACGGGCCCAACCCCCGGTTTTCCGCAAGCAGCGGACATTGCAGTGCGCCattgggttttctcagggtactctcATTTCCCCCATTGATGCTCCATTATCATCTCGTCACCCCttgacctcttttttttttattacgacaTCTGCATTTTGGCACAATCTGGTGGAAAGCTTTCACCCTACTTTCCTCTCACACTTCTGAATTAATTCATACTTCTCCTGGCTTGATTCACACTACTTGTGGCCACACACTCCTCATCCGAGACATTTCATTCCCCTATTGTTACCATCGAGTTTATCCACCTTTCTGTTCTCCTTCTATCCTTAACTTTCCTAGAGTTCTCCCTCCTACTTCTAGACTTCCCTCATTGCCACAGCTCTCCCCACACTGCCACCCTGATAAATACTTGACCCCTCCATCTGCCTTGTCCCTTAGACTCTCTCACCCCATTTCCTCCATTAGCTCTGTTAGGCTATTAAAATACTCtcctttttcattttttatgagatgttacacattaatttattaattcgtGACAACCAGCTATGCCCATGTGGTCATTGAGAAAATCAACATTACAGAAAAACTGCTCCACAATTTGGTGTAATATCGGTGTCAGGCGAATCATTCACATAATTAGATGTTGTTAATTAATAaggtagtttaattttttaatgacattGGTTCTGACAGCTAAAATTATGTAGCTACCTAGGTATTAGTGCTGATTCATCTACTTaacatttagttattttatgtaagGATCATTACTTATTCTTATAGCCTAAAATTATAGGTGGTTACATGTAagccaattaaaaatatttacatatatgcATCTTTAAAAATTCCCAATGTATTTTTGTAAAGATGTAAAACGCTGAGATAACCATTCATAAATGAATATTATTACCTGTCTTGCGTGCTCGGAGTCCTATCCCGAAGGTATGGTGGCCGTCATGTTCTATTTCCACAATGTCTCCGGACTCCATGACGTTGCAGAACACTGATGCTTCTGAGTGACACAGCCACTTGGACACAGTCATCGTGGTGAACTTCATGCTGCTGATCTGCTTAGCACTCGCAGACCTCGACATGACTGCAACATAACCTTGCGTTCGTCCCTCCCTAGCGTGATGTAACTTTCAGTTCGTTGGAAGTGATACTTGATGTACTTATCTTGCCTAAATCAGCTGTTGAATGCTCGTGACTCCATTGTGACACCATGAGGTGAGTCAATACACTAGCGTGAGTTCTGACTTGCATTTGTTCACATCCAGCTGATGTGTAATACCCTGCCCCCTCATCCTGGTCGTGTGAATGGAGCTGGGGTCTAGGTCGACGTGCTGTCGCAGGTAGAGGATGACGTGGTCTGTTCGCTGGAGGGTAGGGAGTGCACAGACCAGTGTTGCCTGATGTCCTTGTGGCAGGACAGCTCACACACACGTAGGCGCAAGCGAGGGCTAAACTGCTGAAGGCAAGCGGAGTCCCAAGCAATACTGGGCACTGTGCgtagtgtgtttaaaaaaatttttctcatcTTGAATGTGATCGTAATTCACAATGAGTGACGAGAAGTGGTCACAATAGTATAATAAAGGAGTCAATGATGTATCATATCCCAAAATATTACTAAATAAACATCAACTCAGTTTTTTATGTCATTGCATTTGTTACCTTGGTTATTGGTGGTggttcattaataaaaatataatgcattTGCAAAAGAAGACATCTTATTTATTCCTACCCAAACAATATTTTCTGGGTTTATATTTGCTTACATACTTTTTATAAACTATTGCTATAagattatgcaaaaaaaaatatggttgatATTGTGATACATAAAAATCATAAGACTGTTCTTCAGATATTAATCATACCTGTTTGTACAGAACTGCTGTGATGaaggtgtttgggggggggggggggggttgcaaaaGGGCAAATGCCATGGGGCACACGTGCAAGAGGGGTTAGGCAAAGAACTGAAAATAGGTAAATAGATTTATTAGTTAGTTGAGTAGGGTAAATAACATTTTCTGTGCACTTGTGCCCACTCTCAGTCTAATCTCCGTCCGTAAAGTCAGTCTCACGCCGATCAATCACACATTAGCCTGCGCACTGGAGCtcagctcgacagtggctcgctcctctgCCTGTCTCTGTCCGCTCACCGCAGTCCTCGACGACTACCTCACCACTCACTCGCACCACGCCACAGTACCGCCCTGGACTGTCACTACTGTCGCCCCGACTCCTACCGAAGAGGCTCTCGAGACTTTCTCTTACGGGTCGCCCTCGCTGGTATCGCTCCAAAGAGACTCTTCCTCAGTAGCTAGGCCTTCAGCCATCACACAGTCGCTCCGATGCTGCCGTGCGGATATCGCCGGTGTCATTCGTTGGTCCACTTCACTCCTCTCCCCTTGTGCTTGGAGTCGGGGTCCTGTTACCCGCGGAGGCCAGGCGTGGGAGAGCCCAGAAGCCGCGTGTAAGTGTCCCTGGTCAGGCGTGGAAACACCCAGACACCACGTTTGACGTCACAAGTGTCCCTGACCCAATGGCGCATGCCTTGCCCATCCCCTAAGGCGACGACCCCAGGATTCTCATTTGACGTCCGGGCAGTCTTTCATCTTTCCAGACTGGCCGGGCTTTTGAGTGACGCGGTGGGTGCATGAAGGTGGGAAGGCTGTGAtgatttatttgcattcattttgaTTGATCAAGTTTCTTAAAACAAAATACCCACTTTTCATCTGAAAACTTGCTTAATGAAAGTTGTGTAATGTGTGAAGCTTGTGGAATGATAGATCCATGGCTGAAAAACtgaggggaaaaaatatatatatatatattttttttttttaatgatttgggtAGTTTACAAGACCAACAATGTTCCTTGTGAAAGCAGATATTACCTTTTCTTCTTGAAGGCTAGTTAGGTTGGAATGGCAAAATATTGATAATGAACTTAATATAAGTGACTGGATAAGGAATCTAAACTCAtatcgccaccccccccccccccccccgccacccctTCTTCTCTGTTCCAAATCAGATGTGATTCCAGCAAGTTACCACTACGCCGTCACTTCATTGGGTTTCTGTGAGGAAAATTTTGGAAACTttgcaaaatgtttatttttagaaTGTATCTTGTGTATTCGAACACCCAGAATTGGGCAccatatgtcaattttttttttatcttatcattgtatttcaagaaattaaaagTGTTGTCTACTCAGCAGCACATTATGTCCAGTTCAACGTAAGGCCATCAACGTAAAATTGGTTGGTGTCTCCTATTACATTTCCTTTGTGTGAAGATAAAGTAAtgtctttaagaataaaatatgcTTAAGGATTTATAGCCTGTGTTTGAAAGTGGGTAATCAGTATTCATTTTGAGTATATAGAAAGATCAATGCCGTTAATTATATTTCAATGCTCTGTGAATATTTACTTTTTCTTCACCTCTTACATATTAGCTTGTTGATAAAATAATTGCATGATTTTTAGGTGTTCATCGGAAATGTGCGTCTTTTTCGATTCGGccttcaacaaaaataaatatatataatgtattatcCTGTTACCTTCTATCACCATTAGACATttttgaaacagttttaaataataattgtttaatttaacTTACTCTTGTTTTTCCACTGTTCATGTAGGTATCAAATTTGATAGCATCATCTTGCTTTTGATACTATCAGGTTCTTAATTACTGAAGAGTGTTTTGAACGTGTTAACCCTTTCGTTACTATTAGGTGCTACTTAAGCATTTTCAAAGAAAACGAAATGCCCCGTAAACATGCCGTAAATTGAACACCAAACTCACTTAAATTGTTTAAACCTACTACAATAAGTACAGAAATTTTGCAGATTAATTTGGTTACAAGCTAGAATGAAAATCTTCTTACTCTTCCACCATAATGATTGTATTGCAGTTGTTTGGACACTCCGCTCTGCAGGGGCAATGCCCAGCTAAGCAAGAAGTAAGCGAATAGGGTAGTACCAATTACCGTAACGCAGTGAATAAAATCAGAGGGGTGAATAGGATCAgaagttggtatttttatattttgaaacataatatatcacaaaataattatacatagaAATATGTATTAGAATTATCTTTAGAACtattataacaatgtaaaaata
This DNA window, taken from Bacillus rossius redtenbacheri isolate Brsri chromosome 3, Brsri_v3, whole genome shotgun sequence, encodes the following:
- the LOC134530342 gene encoding uncharacterized protein LOC134530342; its protein translation is MKAHFASMGSLQGPTSATKPVMSRSASAKQISSMKFTTMTVSKWLCHSEASVFCNVMESGDIVEIEHDGHHTFGIGLRARKTDKKGPESIKIAYLKVEASKASGKVVKVPLLEFWVPEANIRINNRSDREYPYHPEEVIRQQVTHAIKTKNVTWQTSEQFAHWCRHNNKPATQDGARRQASDVSKWGSVAANMGVLMFLKKRERFNSK